A segment of the Chlorogloeopsis sp. ULAP01 genome:
GAGCAGTTTTCTTTGGCTTCGCTACAAAATTAATGGCACTGATTAGTTCACCCTGAATAATACTGTGCTTACCTTGAGGCATTGGTTTTTGAATTACTTGTCCGTTAATATATTCACTGGCTGGTTTAGTCTCTGGCAGCTTGATAAACTCTTATAAAGTTAGGGTTGTCGTTGGTAACTGTACCATATAGATTCGCCTCCCTAATTTTTTAAGGCTATAAAACTATTTTCATTTATCCTAAATAAGCTTTTTTAACTCGCTCATCAGTAATTAATTCCGATGCTGCACCTGTTAAGGTGATACTGCCTGCTTCCAAAACGTATCCCCTATCTGCAATTTGTAGAGCAAGATTGGCATTTTGTTCTACAAGCAAAATGGTTACACCTGTTGTGCGTAAATTCTCAATGATGGTGAATATTTCTCGAACTATTGCTGGTGCTAAACCCAAGCTCGGTTCATCTAGAAGCAAAAGTTTAGGTTTACTCATCAACGAACGGGCGATCGCTAACATTTGTTGTTCACCCCCACTGAGAGTTCCTGCTAGTTGATGACGTCTTTGTGCCAAACGCGGAAATAGTTCAAATTGGTGCTGAATATCAGCTTTTACTTCTGCCTGATGAGAACGAATATAAGCTCCCAGCAGTAAATTATCATAAACAGTTTGCCGTGCTAATACCCTTCTGCCTTCTGGACAATGGGCAATACCTAATTGCACAATTTCGTGAGGTTGACGACGAATAATATTTCTGCCACTGTAAATAAGTTCACCGCTACGAGGATTTACTATCTTAGAGATAGCGCGAAGGGTGGTGCTTTTACCTGCACCGTTTGCACCAATGAGCGTCACTACTTCGCCATTATTGACAACTAAATTAATTTTTTTCAGAGCTTGAATGCCCCCATAATTAACGCATAAATTTTTAATTGCCAAAATAGGATATTTCTCAATCTCTGTGTTCATTCTGTATATAGCTAGGTCTTTAATTATTTCAATTTTGGAACATCACTAAAGGCAAAAGAAAGTCATTTTACAAATCGGGGGATAGAAACGCCTACAGGCTGTAAGCCTGAAGCTAAACCAACATAGACGCCGTAGGCGGCTTCCCGGAGACCGTCTTTGTGGACTTGAAACTTACAAGCTGCGGGGGCAGTCTTTGTACCCTACGGGTAGACACGTAGACGGATGTAGTCCGGCTTTTCATAGAGTAGTGGCTTCTGTTCTACGTAGGGATTCCCGCAGGATAAGTAGCTGCCCAGAGGGCGTATATGTATAGCGGCACCTTTCTAGGGTGTTGGATTATGGCGAAGGTTGAGCTAAATATAAAGCAATCAAGGGTGCGTTAAACTACATTAACGCACCCCTGACAGTAATTACGCAAGCACAAATAGCTAAGAAGGAAATTGTTTTTTCAATGCTTCCAAAGAAGACCAACGACGGTCTAAAAGCTGTTCGGAATTGCTATTATTAATTGGTTGAATACCCTGACAATTTTTATCACACAGTTGGCGTTGGGGAATTGCCAGGCACATTTGCTCGTAAAGCCATTCGCTAGGGTCAAAATACCCATATGGTGATAAAGTTTCCACTAAATCTTCAACAGCGATTTCTCGCTCCAAGACGAAAGCTTGTTCTTGCTCTACAGCTTCATCTAACCAGAT
Coding sequences within it:
- a CDS encoding ABC transporter ATP-binding protein, with product MNTEIEKYPILAIKNLCVNYGGIQALKKINLVVNNGEVVTLIGANGAGKSTTLRAISKIVNPRSGELIYSGRNIIRRQPHEIVQLGIAHCPEGRRVLARQTVYDNLLLGAYIRSHQAEVKADIQHQFELFPRLAQRRHQLAGTLSGGEQQMLAIARSLMSKPKLLLLDEPSLGLAPAIVREIFTIIENLRTTGVTILLVEQNANLALQIADRGYVLEAGSITLTGAASELITDERVKKAYLG
- a CDS encoding YceD family protein produces the protein MDAIYIPQLTKAPERTEEIQVKEFLPGLETLTPVRGRIRVRHCGNYLEVFSQAETIMTCTCNRCLQSYNHRLVVDTSEIIWLDEAVEQEQAFVLEREIAVEDLVETLSPYGYFDPSEWLYEQMCLAIPQRQLCDKNCQGIQPINNSNSEQLLDRRWSSLEALKKQFPS